From the Deinococcus gobiensis I-0 genome, the window GGCGGCGAACTGCCGCGCGTGCAGCTCGCTCAGGGGGGCGTCGAGGGCGCTCAGAACGGCGCGGCCCTCGGCCGTCAGGTGGGTCATGACCACCCGGCGGTCGTGGGGGTCGCGTGCGCGCCGCACCCGGCCGGCCTTTTCCAGCCGGTCGAGCAGGCGCGTCACGTCGGGGTCGTGGACCAGCAGCCGGTGGCCGATGTCGCTGCACCGCAGCCCCCCGTCGCCCGCCCCGCGCAGGATGCGCAGCACGTTGAACTGCGGGGCGCTCAGGTCGTGCCCGCGCAGCAGCTCGGCCGCCGCGTACTGCTGGCGCGCCGCGAGACGCTGCAAGGCGAGATAGGTGCGGTGTTCGGGGCTGCCGGGGTGTCCGGGCAGCGGGTCGGCGACAGGCTGGGTCAAGGTCTCTCCAGGCTAACGGAAGCCCAGAGGGAATGTAGTCGTTAAAACGACAATCGTCAAGACGACAATTTGACATGGAGCTAAAAAAGAGGGAGCTTGACTAAAGGGCGGCTCGGTATCGGGCCGTGACAGGGGCCGCGTATGATGCGCGGCGTAATCGGGGCGGACCGGCCGGAAACCGGACGGGCCCGCGCCCGCAGGAGGACTCGCATGAAGATCGGCATGATCGGACTGGGCAAGATGGGCGGCAACATGGTGCTTCGGCTCAAGCAGGGCGGACACGACGTGATCGGGTACGACCGCAGCGAGGAGGCCCTGACGCCCCTGCGCGGCAAGGGTGCCAACGTGACCAGCGACATGGACGCTTTCGTCGCCGCGCTG encodes:
- a CDS encoding MarR family winged helix-turn-helix transcriptional regulator is translated as MTQPVADPLPGHPGSPEHRTYLALQRLAARQQYAAAELLRGHDLSAPQFNVLRILRGAGDGGLRCSDIGHRLLVHDPDVTRLLDRLEKAGRVRRARDPHDRRVVMTHLTAEGRAVLSALDAPLSELHARQFAALSPERLALLAELLGDLTLEDHR